A genomic segment from Saprospiraceae bacterium encodes:
- a CDS encoding M23 family metallopeptidase, with translation MELNDHQTTLIQALLDKSSLSYTPFKEELLDHICTDIENKMKAGISFPSAIAQAFDTFPEDEIKEIEQQIITSINQNNSMMKKVSFMALGCLLLLSTMLWANEQDPPDVSPLSKTFAISSGFGNRMHPVLKVEKMHRGIDMAAPTGTPVMATAAGEIIEVEEKYGYGLCIIIKHDDVYQTLYAQLSEFNVKKGQMVKKGDIIGKVGSSGISTAPHLHYEVLKNGMPDDPENYLKP, from the coding sequence ATGGAGTTAAACGATCATCAAACCACGCTTATCCAGGCCTTATTGGATAAGTCCAGCTTATCCTATACCCCATTCAAAGAAGAATTACTCGACCATATTTGTACGGATATTGAAAATAAAATGAAGGCGGGCATCTCTTTTCCTAGTGCCATTGCCCAGGCATTTGATACTTTTCCAGAAGATGAAATCAAAGAAATTGAGCAACAAATTATTACATCAATCAATCAAAACAACTCAATGATGAAAAAAGTATCATTCATGGCACTTGGCTGTTTATTATTACTTAGCACGATGCTCTGGGCTAATGAGCAGGATCCACCTGATGTGTCTCCACTTTCAAAGACCTTCGCCATTTCCAGCGGTTTTGGAAATCGTATGCATCCCGTCTTGAAAGTAGAAAAAATGCATCGTGGCATCGATATGGCAGCCCCAACAGGGACCCCTGTGATGGCTACTGCTGCCGGCGAGATTATAGAGGTGGAGGAAAAATATGGTTATGGGTTATGCATCATCATCAAGCATGACGATGTGTACCAAACGCTTTATGCCCAGCTTTCTGAATTCAATGTCAAAAAAGGCCAAATGGTAAAAAAGGGTGATATCATCGGAAAAGTGGGCAGTAGTGGTATTTCCACAGCGCCTCACCTGCACTATGAAGTCCTTAAAAATGGCATGCCAGATGACCCAGAAAATTATCTCAAGCCTTAA
- a CDS encoding PadR family transcriptional regulator yields the protein MYNKELLKGTLKTIILKLLAENGRMYGYEITQTVKGITEGQIQLTEGALYPTLHQLEADGLVITEKEQIGKRVRKYYALTPIGSQAAVNKVAEFEEFVRLIGLLIHPKPSMSS from the coding sequence ATGTATAACAAAGAACTCTTAAAAGGGACATTAAAAACCATCATTCTAAAGCTCTTAGCAGAGAATGGGAGAATGTATGGTTATGAAATCACCCAAACGGTAAAAGGCATAACGGAAGGACAAATCCAATTGACGGAGGGAGCCCTCTACCCCACCCTACACCAACTCGAAGCAGATGGTCTGGTTATTACCGAAAAAGAACAAATCGGGAAACGAGTGCGCAAATATTATGCACTTACCCCTATCGGGAGTCAGGCCGCGGTCAATAAAGTAGCTGAATTCGAGGAATTTGTCCGTTTGATAGGGCTGCTCATACATCCTAAACCAAGTATGTCATCATAA
- a CDS encoding MG2 domain-containing protein: MQNLKSWFALFFVACSILVILPSCKKENRARQMPESVNAYVYAYTSGVISRANPIRVRFASAVATPEEIGQEANGILSFSPAIAGKASWEDQMTLRFDPETPLPSATSYLSTVQLKKLFDQLPSDAQVFEFDFRTKDQYFDLTFNGLFAPNTSALEKQAFRGTLFTADVAEPEKVIELLSATQRGKNLDIEWTHDGENREHQFTIKDIQRSDKAAEVLLSWNGRPLNVDLKGERKIEVPALGDFKVTETTVVRGADQYILLNFSDPLQEKQDLNGLITMADFNGNFRFIVENNQIRVYPSSRIAGERVLLVNAGVKNSMGKRMEKPSEWFIKLEDVKPEVRLVGQGVILPNSDGLIFPFEAISLNAVEVEVFKIFNNNILQFLQSNRIDGLYDLGRVGRVILQKKVDLKQLNPNASAGDWTRYALDLSKLIEADEEAIYQIRIGFRSSYTNYFCGNNAGSSNETTLLPETDNFDEEGNIVSIMDGWYGLDGYYEDYNWNDRDDPCKPAYYNSDRFVSRNVLSSNLGLIAKGGNDNSYFIAISDIRTASPVSGAELEFFDYQQQSLRTVQTDAKGMANVQLDRKPFIVVARKGTQKGYLKLQDGDALSLSRFDVSGQAPQKGLKGFIYGDRGVWRPGDSIYLNFVLEDRNAKLPPNYPISLEVYDPRGQLQVKYASADNAQGLYPLPFSTAVDAPTGNWRAEVKAGGATFSKLLKVETIKPNRLKIDLDFGKTALRKTDEPLQGKLAVNWLHGAPASDLNAKVELQLRAVKTSFDTYADYTFDDPARAFEEEPRTIFDGALSQDGKATVNASLLGNVLVPGKMVANIKTRVFEKGGDFSTDNFSIPYHPYNAYAGIGLPKKQWGEKRLDIDKASQIDFVVVDPEGKPVSNHSLNVGIYRINWRWWWDYGYDEVSRYNSTSHYDATQKTSLSTNAKGEANWNLTISEWGRYLVRVCDEVSGHCSGDYFYVGYPWYGEENDQNRSALAMLAFSSDKTTYEVGESVKLTIPTGEAGKALITIENGTKVLESFWADAKSGENTFSFNTTAEMAPTVYAHVSLIQPHAQVNNDLPIRMYGVIPVSVEDANTKLEPVLAMPEELQPEKSFELEVKEAKGKPMAYTIAVVDEGLLGLTRFKTPNPWDHFYAREALGVKTWDMYDQVLGAHGGQLERILTIGGDGEITPGEDDNQANRFKPVVMHLGPFQLPKGKKAKHTITLPNYIGAVRTMVVAAGEGAYGAAEKSTPVRKPLMVLATLPRVLGPGERIQLPVNVFAMTDKVNNATIQLEEKSGLAQIIGPASQQIRFSKPGDQLVSFEIQMKEAIGVARFVVKAQGGGENTQQEIEIQVRNPNPYVTNVLDKVLAAGESWNPSFRAAGMPGTNEGVLEISNIPPINLGKRLDYLLHYPYGCLEQTLSSGFPQLYVNKLMELDENQKKKVPANIQATIDRLKLFQTSQGGFAYWPGEANPNHWSSSYAGHFLLEAKALGYTLPSGMLDRWVDFQNQVAKKWNLKDSEYGFYSEGSAELSQAYRLYTLALAGKANLSAMNRLRESKKLSKTASWQLAAAYALAGKPEVANAIVEKLDTEVADYVELSYTFGSGLRDRAMILETLVLLDKKTQAATLVKYISERLSSSSWYNTQAISFSLLAIGKFVGDSDVNKSFKYAYQIGGGQTVNGGSNSPIVQIKIPIDDGNIDKVMVKNEENSTLFARVILRGQPVAGLEDAAASNLKIAVQYKNTNGNAIDPSTLTQGSDFIAEVTITNPGSRGISYEEMALNQIFPSGWEILNTRMDEVQNFKAISRPDYQDFRDDRVYTFFDIPEGKSRTFRVQLTAAYQGRFYLPAVSCEAMYDQTINARAEGRWVEVVQPAAG; encoded by the coding sequence ATGCAAAACCTAAAAAGCTGGTTTGCGCTTTTTTTTGTCGCATGCAGCATCTTAGTCATCCTCCCCTCCTGCAAAAAAGAAAACAGAGCCCGCCAAATGCCAGAAAGTGTCAATGCATACGTCTATGCCTATACTTCTGGCGTTATTTCCAGGGCCAATCCCATCAGGGTTCGCTTTGCCAGTGCCGTTGCCACGCCTGAAGAAATTGGCCAGGAAGCGAATGGCATTTTGAGTTTTTCGCCAGCGATTGCCGGAAAGGCCAGCTGGGAAGACCAAATGACCCTGCGTTTTGACCCCGAAACACCCTTGCCTTCTGCAACGAGTTATCTTTCTACCGTTCAACTGAAAAAATTATTTGATCAGCTGCCTTCGGATGCCCAAGTTTTTGAATTTGACTTCCGAACCAAAGACCAATATTTTGACCTGACTTTCAACGGGCTTTTTGCCCCCAATACCAGCGCTTTAGAAAAACAAGCTTTTCGAGGTACCCTTTTCACTGCTGATGTGGCTGAACCCGAAAAGGTCATTGAATTGCTTAGTGCCACCCAGCGTGGGAAAAACCTGGACATAGAATGGACCCATGATGGCGAAAACAGGGAACACCAATTTACCATCAAGGATATTCAACGCTCAGATAAAGCAGCAGAGGTGTTGCTCAGCTGGAATGGCCGTCCTTTGAATGTAGACCTCAAGGGTGAACGGAAAATTGAGGTCCCGGCATTAGGTGATTTCAAGGTGACGGAGACCACCGTGGTTAGAGGGGCGGACCAATATATTCTGCTCAATTTTTCGGATCCCCTACAAGAGAAACAAGACTTGAATGGGCTGATCACTATGGCTGATTTTAACGGTAATTTCCGATTTATCGTTGAGAACAATCAGATCAGGGTATATCCCTCCAGCCGTATTGCCGGAGAAAGGGTTTTGCTCGTCAATGCTGGCGTAAAAAACAGCATGGGGAAAAGAATGGAAAAACCCAGTGAATGGTTTATCAAATTAGAGGATGTCAAACCCGAGGTGCGCCTGGTGGGGCAAGGTGTTATTTTACCTAACTCTGACGGCTTGATTTTCCCTTTTGAAGCGATTAGCTTAAATGCGGTGGAAGTAGAAGTATTTAAAATATTCAATAACAATATCTTACAATTCCTTCAAAGCAATCGGATTGACGGGCTCTATGACCTGGGACGCGTGGGCAGGGTCATTTTACAGAAAAAAGTAGATTTGAAGCAGCTCAACCCCAATGCAAGTGCGGGAGATTGGACACGTTATGCCCTCGACTTATCCAAGCTGATCGAAGCGGACGAGGAAGCCATCTATCAAATCCGGATAGGCTTCCGGTCTTCCTACACCAATTACTTCTGCGGAAATAATGCTGGCTCTTCCAACGAGACTACCTTGCTGCCGGAAACGGATAATTTTGATGAAGAGGGAAATATTGTCAGTATCATGGACGGTTGGTATGGGCTTGATGGTTATTATGAAGATTATAATTGGAATGATCGAGATGATCCCTGCAAACCGGCCTACTATAACAGTGATCGTTTCGTCAGCCGAAATGTATTGTCTTCCAATTTGGGTCTGATCGCCAAAGGAGGAAATGACAATTCCTATTTCATTGCCATTAGCGATATCCGAACGGCCAGCCCCGTATCTGGAGCTGAACTCGAGTTTTTTGATTATCAGCAGCAATCTTTGCGCACGGTTCAAACTGATGCCAAAGGTATGGCTAATGTACAATTAGACCGTAAACCTTTTATCGTCGTTGCCCGAAAAGGAACGCAAAAAGGTTACCTGAAATTGCAGGATGGAGACGCCCTTAGTTTGAGTCGATTTGATGTATCGGGCCAGGCACCACAGAAAGGACTAAAGGGCTTTATTTACGGTGATCGCGGTGTCTGGCGGCCTGGGGATTCCATTTATTTGAACTTCGTTTTGGAAGACCGTAATGCCAAACTGCCACCCAATTATCCCATTAGTCTGGAGGTCTATGATCCGAGGGGGCAACTACAGGTCAAATATGCCAGTGCCGACAATGCACAGGGGCTTTATCCGCTGCCTTTTAGCACCGCTGTCGATGCCCCTACGGGTAATTGGCGGGCGGAAGTAAAAGCCGGTGGGGCAACCTTTAGCAAACTGCTGAAGGTAGAAACCATTAAGCCGAATCGACTGAAAATAGACCTCGACTTTGGCAAAACGGCGCTGCGCAAAACCGACGAACCGCTGCAAGGTAAACTGGCCGTCAATTGGCTCCACGGCGCTCCTGCGAGCGACCTTAATGCCAAAGTGGAATTGCAGCTCCGGGCCGTAAAGACCAGCTTCGACACCTATGCTGATTACACCTTTGATGACCCTGCCAGGGCCTTTGAAGAGGAACCCAGAACCATCTTTGATGGGGCTTTAAGCCAAGACGGGAAGGCCACTGTAAATGCTTCCTTATTGGGTAATGTGCTCGTTCCTGGCAAAATGGTCGCCAATATCAAAACCCGGGTTTTTGAAAAAGGAGGGGATTTCAGCACCGATAATTTCAGTATTCCCTATCACCCTTACAATGCCTATGCCGGCATTGGTTTACCCAAAAAACAATGGGGTGAAAAAAGATTAGACATCGACAAGGCCAGTCAAATAGATTTTGTAGTGGTCGATCCGGAGGGCAAACCTGTCAGTAATCATTCCCTTAATGTGGGGATTTATCGGATCAATTGGCGATGGTGGTGGGATTATGGTTATGATGAGGTGTCGCGGTATAACTCTACCAGCCATTATGATGCCACCCAAAAAACAAGCCTTTCCACTAATGCGAAAGGAGAGGCCAATTGGAACTTGACCATCTCAGAATGGGGTCGCTACCTGGTAAGGGTATGTGACGAGGTCAGCGGCCACTGCTCAGGAGACTATTTTTATGTCGGCTACCCTTGGTATGGCGAAGAAAATGACCAAAACCGCAGTGCATTGGCCATGTTGGCCTTTAGCTCGGATAAAACAACCTACGAAGTAGGCGAAAGTGTAAAACTGACCATCCCCACTGGCGAGGCAGGCAAAGCCTTAATTACTATCGAGAATGGTACAAAGGTTCTGGAGTCATTCTGGGCCGATGCCAAGTCTGGTGAAAACACTTTTTCCTTTAATACAACAGCGGAGATGGCGCCCACCGTCTATGCCCATGTTTCCCTCATTCAACCGCATGCACAAGTCAACAATGACCTTCCCATTCGGATGTATGGGGTCATCCCGGTCAGCGTAGAAGACGCCAATACCAAGCTGGAGCCGGTGCTGGCGATGCCCGAGGAGCTACAGCCGGAAAAATCCTTTGAACTGGAGGTCAAAGAAGCCAAAGGCAAACCGATGGCCTACACTATTGCGGTGGTCGATGAAGGCTTGCTCGGCTTAACGCGCTTTAAAACGCCTAATCCCTGGGATCATTTTTATGCCCGCGAAGCCCTTGGCGTCAAAACCTGGGATATGTACGATCAGGTTTTAGGTGCCCATGGAGGGCAATTAGAACGCATCCTTACGATTGGTGGTGACGGAGAAATCACACCAGGTGAAGATGACAATCAGGCCAATCGATTCAAACCGGTGGTCATGCACCTGGGACCGTTCCAATTGCCGAAAGGCAAAAAGGCTAAACACACCATTACTTTGCCCAATTATATCGGTGCGGTACGTACCATGGTGGTAGCCGCTGGGGAAGGAGCTTATGGTGCTGCCGAAAAATCTACGCCCGTTCGCAAGCCATTGATGGTGCTGGCGACCTTGCCAAGGGTCTTAGGTCCAGGGGAACGAATTCAGCTGCCAGTCAATGTCTTTGCAATGACCGATAAGGTGAATAATGCCACCATTCAATTGGAAGAAAAAAGTGGTCTGGCGCAAATTATCGGCCCAGCTAGCCAGCAAATACGATTCAGCAAACCGGGCGATCAGTTGGTCAGCTTTGAAATACAAATGAAGGAGGCCATCGGGGTGGCTCGCTTTGTAGTTAAAGCTCAGGGCGGTGGCGAAAATACCCAACAAGAAATTGAAATTCAGGTCCGAAATCCTAATCCTTATGTCACCAATGTCCTGGACAAGGTCTTGGCAGCAGGCGAATCCTGGAACCCAAGTTTCCGCGCGGCTGGCATGCCAGGTACGAACGAAGGAGTGCTAGAGATATCCAATATCCCTCCCATTAACCTCGGCAAACGCCTGGATTATTTGCTTCACTACCCCTATGGTTGCCTGGAACAAACTTTGTCTAGTGGTTTCCCTCAATTATATGTCAATAAATTAATGGAGCTGGATGAGAACCAGAAGAAAAAAGTACCTGCCAATATACAAGCCACCATTGATCGTTTAAAACTATTCCAAACCAGTCAAGGAGGCTTTGCCTACTGGCCCGGTGAGGCCAACCCCAACCATTGGTCCAGTAGTTATGCCGGCCACTTCCTGCTCGAAGCCAAGGCGCTAGGATACACCCTACCTTCCGGCATGCTCGACCGCTGGGTTGATTTTCAAAATCAAGTCGCCAAAAAATGGAACCTGAAGGATAGCGAGTATGGCTTTTATAGTGAAGGTAGCGCAGAATTGTCGCAGGCCTACCGCCTCTATACCCTGGCACTGGCTGGCAAAGCCAACCTGTCGGCTATGAATCGCCTCCGCGAAAGCAAAAAGCTCAGCAAAACGGCAAGCTGGCAACTCGCAGCAGCCTATGCACTGGCCGGAAAACCAGAGGTGGCCAATGCCATAGTAGAAAAACTGGATACCGAAGTGGCAGACTACGTTGAGCTGTCTTATACCTTCGGCTCCGGCCTACGAGATAGGGCAATGATACTAGAAACTTTGGTCTTGTTGGATAAAAAGACCCAGGCAGCTACCCTGGTCAAATATATTTCTGAGCGCCTGAGCAGCTCGAGCTGGTACAACACCCAGGCCATTTCCTTTAGCCTGCTGGCGATTGGTAAATTTGTGGGGGATAGCGATGTAAACAAATCCTTCAAATATGCCTACCAAATTGGCGGTGGCCAAACGGTAAATGGCGGTTCCAATAGCCCCATTGTCCAAATCAAGATTCCCATCGATGATGGCAACATTGATAAAGTCATGGTCAAAAACGAAGAAAATTCAACCCTATTTGCCCGGGTCATCCTCCGGGGACAACCCGTTGCAGGGCTAGAAGATGCGGCAGCTAGTAACCTCAAGATAGCAGTGCAATACAAAAATACCAATGGCAATGCTATCGATCCTTCTACCTTGACCCAGGGCTCCGATTTTATTGCCGAGGTAACCATTACCAACCCCGGCTCCAGAGGTATTTCCTACGAGGAGATGGCCCTCAATCAAATCTTCCCCTCCGGTTGGGAAATCTTGAATACCCGAATGGATGAGGTCCAAAATTTCAAAGCCATTAGCCGCCCTGATTACCAAGATTTCAGGGATGATCGGGTCTATACCTTCTTTGATATTCCAGAAGGCAAATCCCGGACCTTCAGGGTCCAATTGACGGCGGCCTACCAAGGGCGCTTTTATTTGCCGGCGGTGTCCTGCGAGGCAATGTATGACCAAACGATCAATGCCCGTGCAGAGGGGCGCTGGGTGGAGGTGGTGCAGCCAGCCGCGGGGTAG
- a CDS encoding LON peptidase substrate-binding domain-containing protein: MNDFLPLFPLELVVFPGEDLHLHIFEPRYKQLIKDCEEGDLTFGIPVYLNKKLMNIGTELTLVSVEKKYFNGELDIRTRGLNIFNVKEFYPIAPRKLYGAADIERLSFATDEDLQKNEKILDLTRELFQLLNITKTLPEDANNFLTYDIAHHIGLTLAQEYQLLQMLDASERQAFILFHMEGLLPVVREMENLKVKAQLNGHFKHLNPPTL; encoded by the coding sequence ATGAATGATTTTTTGCCCTTATTTCCACTAGAATTGGTCGTTTTTCCGGGGGAAGACCTCCATCTGCATATTTTTGAGCCAAGGTATAAACAATTGATTAAAGATTGTGAAGAGGGAGATTTGACCTTTGGTATTCCAGTATACCTTAATAAAAAACTAATGAATATTGGGACCGAACTGACCTTGGTATCGGTGGAAAAGAAATACTTTAATGGTGAATTGGACATTCGGACGAGAGGGCTTAATATTTTTAATGTTAAGGAATTTTACCCCATTGCACCGCGTAAATTATATGGGGCAGCAGATATCGAACGGCTTTCATTTGCAACAGATGAAGATTTGCAGAAAAATGAAAAAATCCTTGATTTAACACGCGAATTATTTCAGTTGTTAAACATCACTAAAACCTTGCCCGAAGACGCGAACAATTTCCTCACTTATGACATCGCCCACCATATTGGTTTAACCTTGGCGCAAGAATATCAACTCTTGCAGATGCTGGATGCTTCTGAACGACAAGCCTTTATCCTATTTCATATGGAAGGCCTGCTTCCCGTGGTCAGAGAAATGGAAAATTTAAAGGTAAAAGCGCAGCTGAATGGGCATTTTAAACACCTCAATCCTCCTACATTGTAA